Sequence from the Acropora muricata isolate sample 2 chromosome 10, ASM3666990v1, whole genome shotgun sequence genome:
CAAATCCATTGAAAGCTTatggacatgcatttcaatggcttcattgcatgATCAGCATGCATCTATAAGATCGTGGAACACTGATGATataagcaaattgcttggctcAAAAATTGTGTGCCCTTGATGACCATGATGTTATTTAGACCAGAGTACACATACACATTAGTTTAGGGTGGATTCAAGTGACCtaattccggaataagaatactgACGTTACACCTATGAGAATTTTGATGCTGTCGCAATACAAATGAGAAATTCAGCATCATTTGTGGTCAAAATGTTAATATACATATATCTTCATAAATTTACCCCAAGagaaaaatctggaggttatTCTGCTTATTTTTATTACAGAATAGGATCGATTGAAAGCACCCTTAGTGATGTGGTGATGGTCAGCTTTGGTAACACTGTAGTTGTTAGGGTTGGGGCTTACTGTAGACTACAGTTGATTGGAATCAACTAAAAGTTTACCTTGTTAAAACAATATGTACCTGCTGTAAAGAATATTCACCTGGGCCTGGTTGTTTAAAAGCTGCTTAatgctaatcccagattaaaagttaaccaaggagtttatttctctactctaaggtgttgttcaacgctgatatttggcaaataaatttacattagaagaagtcaattttgacaaacaaaattaagtaaaagaaactttcaccaaaaagttgaaaatatgaaacagAAGTTTACACTGGATTAAGTTATTCAGCTTTCAAACAACTGGGCCTTGGTAAAAAATAGTTCACCTGGTCAAAGAAATTTGAACCTAGTGTAAGAAATATTACCAGACAAACATTTTTAAGTAGTAGATGAAATATGAGTGGGAAGTCAGTATGGGACTTTACAAAGGCGAGCCATTGCCAATGCCCATGTCAGATCAGATGCAAATATTTTATCGTACTTGTAAAATGAAACAAGAGGAGAGATCTGtgtcaaaagttaatgaatacgaGTCTTATTAGCTGACTAGGAGTCTGTATCAAatgttaatacaactgattaataacAGCAAATTTGTATCGATTGCGGTTTACAGAGGTGtgcatgtgactcaaatactctTATGAACtgttaatgaattttacaaaaataattttacagcaTACGCATTATTTAAGCAGGGTGCATGCCCATTCATCTCATAGACCGTTGtgtttataacataaattatatataaattAATCACATACtacaactgatttttttttttttggttgtcaTTAGTGAGAAGCTGTTTATACAAATGGCTGACCACATTGCTGAAGATGGATATAAGGAGGCTGGCTATCAATATGTTTGTATTGATGTAAGTAAAGTGCTTGTATTGATGTAAGTAAAGTGTTTGTCACAGGCAACAGCCCTAATGGTTAATCATCAGGCAGGATAAAAAAAGATGTTATTGAGCAACCATTTTCTCCCTCATTGAAAACTTTTCTTGACATAaacattttgatttcaaaaGTTTTAACAATAATGAAGGTGTGTGGTTTGTTCATAAGTTTTTGGtgtttgaagtgatatatgaaatgttttatatattgaactgcggatttgaaatcaagtaagccatgatcatcgcagttataaacgcaatttaagcaattgcgtatagaagcctgaaaaagtcaagacttcaacggggttgaagtcctgactttttcaggggttgaagttctgactttttcaggcttctatacgtcctgactttttcaggcttctatgcaCAATatcttaaattgcgttcataactgcgatgaccatagcttacttgatttttggTGTTTGTTAGTCAACAATTATACCCGAGGAAAAGCTGAATGGAGTATTGACCTGTGGCCCTTGAGAGCTAATTAAAATGCAGGAATGCATTAGCCCACTAGTTGGTGAtattcataatattattattattattattattattattattgatagcTAAGCAACTGTGCAGTTAGCATTAATAGACTGTTAATCACATTATTAACTCTCTTCAGGACTGTTGGTCATCGCCCAATCGCACAATAGTTGGTGATCTTCAGCCAGATCCTGAACGGTTTCCAAATGGAATTAAATACCTAGCAGATTATGTAAGTAAAAAAGACATAATTTGATAGaatttaagttgtaaagatAGATTACTAATAATACGTTTTTGTTAATAGCAACTCACGTCAGTGATAAAACTGAGTACTTCTGACAAAAGCCAAACTTAGTAATACATTCATACATATGTAATTGACCACTCCCTGCTGGAgtgggccaatgaaacaaacaactgaaatgaattTAACacattaagaatcccaactggcagaaGGCAGagcagttggctatgtacaagcgcagctgAGGAGTTGAAACAGGAACTAAcacgaacaaatccagctagtggtcactCTGAGCCGCGGCAGGACTTGAAcacgggatctccagatttgaAGTCCAGCACCCAAACCACTCGGCTATGCTGCCTCCTCCAGTAAATGATCTGATTGacagtttatataataatgattagataaatatagattattacatgtaaagagcctgatatcgtttttattcactcgtttttaataccatatcgcgaacgagcaaGTCTTTGAgtgagtgagcggtatggtattaaaaacaagtGAATTAAAACAATATCAGGTTCTTgacatgtaataattttattcataaaatcaagccaccaagttgaagtaccaagaaagcgttgataaaactgcaaagcaattcttcccgccaaagcaattctttgcgcgaaatttgacgccaggcttCAGCTAAAATATGACGTGCAACCCAATTGGTCCGACCAAATTGTTACAatttatttgattggacaattcaaacccgtgaagtgatatgatatcacttcacTAAGTGAGATGATATCATATCATTttacgggtatcatttttattcacggctttatcacactgatatccacacataatacgtaataataaaatgaattgCATGATAATGATGAGACTTTATTTGAGTCTTAGTGGATTTAGCTGAGCGGTCAGTTGATTCactatgaaaaaaatgaaactaaATCACAACAACTGAAAtcacattttggtttttgatgatAGAGGAAAACCAGAGTATTCAAGGAAAAaccctctcagagcagagtatagcaccaacaaactcaactcttGTATGGTGTTGAGGCATGAAAAGAACCCAGGCAACATTGGTGGAATACAAATGCAATCACCACTGTGCCAACCTTTTGTCACCATCATGTACCCTGCTTGAACTAAAAATGTCAAGAGTTGACTTAGCTGTTTTCTTTCTTAAGTCTCACTTTGATTACCGGTAGatatgaaaatcagtttcttgtctttttaaCAGATCCATTCCAAAGGCCTCAAGTTTGGCTTATATGCAGGTAATCAAGTATGTTatgcaaaataaatttgaatGAAGTACAACCTTACTAGATCTTGTGTTTTACGTACAAGCTAGTTCTCTCGAATCTTGACAAGCCAGAAAGTTAGTAAAATGCTGGTGGATGTGTCTTTACTTCATGCACATTCTTGCATTGCAGGATGGTCCAACAGAAAATGACATAAGAGAGTGTAATGCACTTTGCCTTAGTTATATTTTGTACATCATGCTCCAGAAAGCATTTGAGTTAGGTTTTACattgggtgggggggggggactcccatacagacagggatgctcgtcggaaattttgaatttaactcctaaaggagaccatctgggtgtagctcaagctttttgtgaccgctaaaggagaccaatctggccatggcttaagcagattttgacccctaaaagagaccgcttaaaaacacacaaatacgaaaacaaaacaaatttgacttgTGTTTCTCTTCAcataattctgtgtttcttggcagcttaaaatattggcactGTGCCCGGAACCCCCTAAgcaagaccaaaatccaaaattaaCACCCCTATTAACTGAGATGACAAGCATCCccatctgtttcatatgggaatTGCTAGCAACCCCATACTGCATTCTGTGCCCCATACACCCAAAACTAAAACTAATGGAAGCAGGTCTGTCAAGGATTGGATTCCTCTACTTATTCTCAATATCATGTTATTATGAATTGAGTTTGAAGGTTCTGTATCACCATGATATGTATAAGACACTGTATAAGAAGTTTATCacttgaactgcagttttttcctCCCATGAAAAACCAATGTTTCCAGAAATTGAAAGCAGCCATAAAAAACCTGGAAATTCTCCTGTATGTAACAGGATTGTTGGGGGGTGGGGGACTAAACTAGTAGGAACAGGAAGggttcaaggacttttcaaagcaacaattgCTTTCGAAAATCCTTGATTATTTATTAGAAACTCAAATCCGTCAGCAAGTAAATAAAGAAACAGAGAAAACCACAAATAAACTGGAATGACCAAAAAATTAAACCTTGCTAGAAGCAAGTGCGCTTTTGTCACTTTACAGCTGCTGCATTTTCTTCAGTGATGTCCACACTTAACTAAATAACATTGAGATATTCAAGATTATCAAACATTTGAAACACTACCTGTTATGTAAAAAACAGTGACAATACCTGTTATGTTGGTTTCATCGGTCTTCTCTCCTGATTAAATCATTTAGATTATGGTAAATTCACATGTGAACGTTATCCAGGAAGCATAGACTACATTCAACAGGATATGGAGGTGCAGTAGCTAATTGACACTATGAAAGTTAATGTGTGTGGAGAAACTGTGTGTGgcaatttgcatgtttattgCACTCGATGCCAAGCAACCAACTATTTTTTTTGACAGCTTATGGATATGCATTTGAACTTTAAAATGGTGTCTTAATGACACCAAAACACAATTAATTTCTACCACTCACATTTGTGTGTCTGTCGTACAAACCCTGTCGTACAAAACTTAATTCTAGTGATGTGCATTGCAAAGGCTCCCCTGAGGCTAGAGGCAAACAAAGAAATGGGATTGATGATACATTGCTCAATCTTTTTGACATtgtgaaaataacaaaatcagatttcctttgtgttttttgttttgctctgaAATCCCCAGATTTTCCCTATTTCCGGTTACTGTAAGGTATGCCCTGGATTTGATATACTCTTTGAAGAGTTACAAAATTTAAACAAGTCATGTAATCTCTTATGTTGCAATGGGGCTGGTTATTCATGTGACGCAAACAAAAGCACATTAATCTCCTTTAATAACATCTTTCAGCATCTTGTTTGTGACACTAGTAATATTGTCTTGCCTGTGATTTTGCAAgaagatatatttttatttattactattttggatAATCAATAATTTACATTTCATGTCTAGCTGTTTGCTGACTGGGGAGTAGATTACTTGAAGATGGATGGCTGTTTTGCTGATCCTTTGACTTTTGATGAAGGTTACCCATCTGTTACAAAAGCACTAAATGAATCAGGGAGACACATAGTGTTTTCTTGCAGTTGGCCTGCTTATCAAGTGTGGGGTGGAATGAAAGTAAGTTAATTCACACAATAAATGTAGAGTTCATTTCCTATATcaatgatgatggtgatgatgactTTATCACAGTCCTTGCAAAATATGTTACTCTACATGCATAGGCAGCAGAGCAGTGGGGGGCAGGAGGCTGCAGCCACCCTCcccaaacaaaaatttaagaGGGCACGCTGCCCCCGTGGGGGAGTACTCCCGCAAATTTTAGATAGGGGTGTACTGCAAAGGTTTGTGAACCCTAACCCCATTTAAGGACTGAGAAAGGGAAAACTGATATCCTTTCTAAGGccgaaaaatgacaccctataATTTGTGGCTTGAAGAGGCGTTATGTGTATTTATCCGCTTAACGGCTATTAAAACTTCTGTTGCAAAATCATTTTGTTAATACTTAAACGGATacataaagttaaaaaaaacaactcatACTCCAGTATTAGATAATACAATTAAGCTACCCTATCTAAGGACCACACTAGGGacacagaaacaaaagggtaacaaaagataccctatttaaggacCGAGAAGCCCAAAATCCATACCCTATTCTGCAGCATGTACCTATGTAGCCCATATATGGGCTGCCCCCTCACATTTCAGTTCCAAAAATATAGCTTGGGCAATACATCAAACTGGTTTaacaaaatgataataattataattgtgGTCCTTTAAAAAATGAATCACTTGATCAAAGAACATTTTGGCACTTATAGGCCATTCTGGTTTGCATATTTTTGAGAAGCCAACGAACTGCTGGATTTTTGCTGTAAACCAGACATGAAGGGCTTTCCATTTACACAACAGTATGTCTAGAATGTGAATATGATCTTTGCTTCTCTGGGAACCCTAATGTTTCCCGTCATTTCGCGGATCTTTTATCTCCCCCAGACCCTGGAAACAAGGTTGCACTTGGAGTATTCTTTacaactcagtgttgtacccaattcaaaccctttgggaataaaacgtttgtTCCAGAAAATTTGATGtaatttaaatgtgaatgccacattataatgcaaatacaatacacaaagaatcttaaccccagGAGATTTTAATTTGGTACAACATCCAGTTATCCGATTACGTCTATGAGCAATGTAAAGCCCATTTCATTAAGTTGAGTAAAGGTATGTATGTCTTTGGCTTCCCACTCGGTGAGCCCGTCTGCCCTtatgtttcaaaatgctctgcaCCTCTTGCTTGCTATGCTATGCTAAACTTCAGAATGAGGTGTATggcatttacattttttttgttaaccaAGCTTATAAGTGGTGACGACTGCTCTTGGTGCTTGggaaaaaaagcgagaaaaaaaGGCAGCTATTATGAGATGAGAACGctctacaattattattaatcttcTAGAAGTACTTGGAATCTCTTAATAAAGTTTTTCAGGGATGGCAACTTCTATTGGTACTTGAAAGGAGGCTGCTATTAGGACTTGAACAATGCTATACCACTAAGTTAAAAGAAACACACGGAATCTAGGAAGTAAAATAGCATATGACAGCCTCATGTCAAAGGTAGTATAATATGGTGACCTGATCTTAATTTGTGGAAAAGTAGTAAGAGAGATTTTCTTTGTTCTATTTTCAGCCCAATTACCAACTGATAGCCAAAAATTGCAACTTGTGGCGCAATTACAATGACATTCAGGTGGGGAAgtagttttttaaaacattcagCACTGTGACAAAATGGATGGAGAAATACTTCATGTACAGCTCCATGTAGATTAATGTGTGGGAGGGCAGGGTTGTCTAGGATACCAAGACGTGTGATCTTCTGAAAACAAGGAGGTAAACTTGTCAAAAGTAGCTTCTTTTGCCACCCTTTCTTTTCAAAGATGCTTCAATATCCATGGAATAAAAAGGTGAGGCAAAATGACAGACCCGCAGAGAGAACCAATAATATTGTGGGATGAATTTTTGTTATTGCCTTAGGACTCGTGGTATAGCTTGCTGAGAATATTTGATTGGTTCGGTGATCATCAACATGAGATGAGGGATGCTCATGGACCAGGGCACTGGAACGACCCTGACCAGGTACCGCTATGCTAGTTTAGCACAGCTTCAAAGAGAAGGAGATATTACCATAGGTAGAGCAGAATTTGAGGAGAAAAGGGGAATCCCATAATAACTATAAATAGGCTTTATCACCCGTACTGGGGCTTCAGATTCGACCTTTTCCCAAgcagatatatttttagaaTGAGTCTCGGGACCTCTTACACAACAACTGTCAAATAGCCAATCAATGGAGAGCTATGATAACGGATGCTAGTATGTTATCTGGCGAGCTGCGAAGCTAAGACAGTAGAAGGAATTTCTAGAGATATTTCAACTCGGGAAAGGGACTAGCGCTAGAGAATCGTACTTATGGGCTCCTTCTAAAAGAAAATACTCTTGTACGAAGAGTATTACTGAAATATGTTGTGAATCAGTTAAAGACACAATATCTGCCCTCTAGTAATAGCGGCATTTAAAATTACTACATGTGATCTGCTTTTTTTCGTTACCAGAACCGAACAAGGCTCTAAGAAACATAGGGGAGCCACCAATTTAAGCTCCCGTTCTCGCTAAGTCGAACGCAAGGGGACGGCGGAGTGTATTTCGAATTGGCGGGCTTACAAGCGAGCGCTAGAGCCGCCAACAtgtaggggggtctgggggagttttattttttgcttgaaattgGGGGACCTCAAGCCCCCCTAGCCTCCTCCCCCCGGCTCCGCCGTCTTTGACGCAATGGACCTGTTTAACTTGTATGATTTGTTTTCCTcgttcagaccacgtgatgcttttatgggaattttccttttgttttttataagTTATGCGAACAtgttgcacgtgcataagactaCTCCCTAGAATAGCATCATGTGGtgtgaaatgggaaaacaaatcGCTAAAGCTAAAAAGCGCCATTAAAGGCTGTTTCACCATATAAACAGTAGACCAAATACACTTGATAATGAGCTGAATTCAGAATGTTCTGAATGTTTAGGTTTGTATTTTCTTTATGCTGTAGTTACTTATCGGAGATTTCAGCCTGAGCTATGAGCAATCCAAGGCGCAATTTGCAATCTGGGCGATTCTTGCAGCGGTAAGTTTCCAAAGCCCTCAGGCCTGCTTGCATAGAGCTCTCGCTTAGTTTTCGCTTTCAGATGTGAATCTGTATTTGTATAGAAATCCGATGTTGTCCATTATTGATGCTTTTATTGATGCCGTACTATTAAAAATAGCATCCATTAAAGCCTGAAATTAGAGgcttacaaaattaatgtaaactgCGAGGAAACATGAACGAAATGAGTAAACCGTCGTGTGGtgttaaagcctggtttccatatcgtcgtGTCTGTcatacgaaaaaaattcataggacagatacaactttatgtaaacctcccgtacaaatgctcaatacaaaagaaacgacagatacaacttgttgtacgagatagaatgaattctatctgtcctatgaatttttttcgtacgacagacacgacagatacaacgatatggaaaccaggcttaagtaAACTATTTACTGGTTTTTAATCCAATAGACCATTTGCTGAGTTTCAcctagtctctctttcaaagcgagtctacgtgcgaaatttttgttatagtAAATAGTGCTCATTTCAACATGACTggaaactgatattcataacgaAGACTTCGCacgtagactcgccttgaaatagaggcttAGGCGAACTCGGAAGTGGCCTATTTGCTTGTGTATTCATTGAAAGAAATTAGTGatactttcttttcctttggtAGCCTCTTATGATGTCTAATGACCTCCGCAACATTGCTCCATGGGCCAGAGATATTTTGTTAAACAAGTAAGAGATGTTGCTAATCGGCAAAGGCGTTTAGAACGCGAAATGCGCGCGAGGAACCACGCACCCGAATTCTTCTCGCTCGTGTCAGCACAGCAAGGCCAATCAGTTTCTCCGCCAATGCTTGGACCAAGTGTTCATTTTTCAAGCAGGCCCATTGTTTTAGTTTACCAACATTGCTTCTTCTGTCAAACAAGTGGAAAGCAAAGTAAACTATCCTTGTTGTCCGGCAGTTTCTCGCGCAGGCGCATAGCTATGTAACCGGTAAGAGGCGGCCCTGAACAATTACTTGGGCCGTGCACGGCCTCTTCTACCCCAATAACTGCCATTTCCCTGGCTTTGTGCATGCGTAAGGAAATGCCACAAGCTTAGTGCAATGCTGACATCCACATATCCTTTTTAATCTTATTTCCcacaaaattttaatgttttcattttaatgtgttgtgtttgtttgtAGAGAGGTTATCGAAGTAAATCAAGATGTAGCTGGAAAGATGGGGCACAGAGTATTTCAAGTAGGTGGTTCTCATAAAAAATATTGATAGCAAAGTTGCCCACAGGACCCTTATATTCATCTTTCTTTCAGGACTTTAGACAATTTACTGAGGTATGGGCGCGGCCATTGTCAGACGGAGCTGTTGCTGTAGTTTTGTTCAGTCGAAGAACGGATCAGCCGTTTGTGATCGAGGCAGAATTCAACGAGGTACTGATCTCCGCGTGCGTTTTTCGAATGAAAAGTTTTTGACTCAGTTGATTTAGTTGTAGCATTTGTCGGTACACTCCAACTCATACTTTCCACACAGCTTCCAGTGTAACCATAGAGCCACCTTGTCCGTTGTCGttaccctaaaccctaaccctaaacctttCCTGTATTCTCTTTGGGCAAGCTTCCTCCAC
This genomic interval carries:
- the LOC136932033 gene encoding alpha-N-acetylgalactosaminidase-like; the protein is MVADKGLGPFFIVFIVFHVIVPFSSVNTLDNGLALTPPMGWMAWERFRCNIDCKNDPGNCVSEKLFIQMADHIAEDGYKEAGYQYVCIDDCWSSPNRTIVGDLQPDPERFPNGIKYLADYIHSKGLKFGLYADYGKFTCERYPGSIDYIQQDMELFADWGVDYLKMDGCFADPLTFDEGYPSVTKALNESGRHIVFSCSWPAYQVWGGMKPNYQLIAKNCNLWRNYNDIQDSWYSLLRIFDWFGDHQHEMRDAHGPGHWNDPDQLLIGDFSLSYEQSKAQFAIWAILAAPLMMSNDLRNIAPWARDILLNKEVIEVNQDVAGKMGHRVFQDFRQFTEVWARPLSDGAVAVVLFSRRTDQPFVIEAEFNEVGLATSLAKARDLFEQRNLGTFKNIFKAKVNPSGVVMVKLSPIQDEL